A portion of the Nitrospira defluvii genome contains these proteins:
- a CDS encoding YkgJ family cysteine cluster protein, with product MRGLGEEVQALELTRVRQTGHTVSCHKGCAACCRMLVPMSAPEAFALANRIDRLDQPERDRLLTKLGLAQQQLARAGVLTQLSALAESSDPPSDEAIEPLNRAYYALRMPCPFLENEACSIYEDRPAACRELAVTSPATDCQNMASQRIRPVPVALRISTALSLLWADLTGTAPRLIPLPLAVTWAKQHHAEHTRRWTGTEIFEKALDKVWRYLSQEKARRESGG from the coding sequence ATGCGGGGTCTCGGCGAGGAGGTCCAGGCGCTGGAACTGACTCGTGTGCGACAGACCGGCCACACCGTGTCCTGCCACAAAGGATGCGCGGCCTGTTGCCGCATGCTGGTCCCGATGTCGGCGCCTGAAGCCTTTGCCCTCGCAAATAGGATCGATCGCCTGGACCAGCCGGAACGCGACCGTCTGCTCACCAAACTCGGGCTGGCGCAACAACAGCTCGCACGAGCCGGGGTATTGACACAGCTCTCTGCCTTGGCCGAGTCTTCTGACCCTCCGAGCGACGAAGCGATTGAGCCCCTGAATAGGGCCTACTATGCCCTCCGCATGCCCTGCCCGTTTCTGGAGAATGAAGCCTGCAGCATTTACGAGGACCGCCCCGCGGCCTGCCGGGAACTCGCGGTCACCTCGCCGGCCACGGACTGCCAGAACATGGCGAGCCAACGCATCCGACCGGTTCCCGTCGCCCTTCGGATCAGTACGGCCTTGAGCCTGCTCTGGGCGGACCTGACGGGAACGGCACCGCGACTGATTCCGCTCCCCCTCGCCGTCACGTGGGCGAAACAGCACCACGCCGAGCACACTCGCCGATGGACGGGAACGGAGATTTTCGAGAAGGCACTGGACAAAGTCTGGCGCTATCTCAGCCAGGAAAAGGCCCGCCGCGAGAGCGGCGGATAG
- a CDS encoding RecQ family ATP-dependent DNA helicase → MDDLTKQLAQHFGFSAFRPGQREVIDAVLSRRDAMAVMPTGQGKSLCYQLPATILPGLTLVISPLIALMQDQVNALKARNIAAAAFHSGLTEQERDRVVLHLKLRRLQLLYLAPERMQHERFLRLLRSLWVSLLVVDEAHCISQWGHDFRPDYLNIGRLRRELENPPCLALTATATARVQADLCERLSLHDPLRLVTGFRRPNLALSVRLCRSRQEKLAVLERMVREYETGTILVYCATRRAVEEVATCLGRSDPSVGYYHAGLSDEERRAVHDRFCAGALRVLAATNAFGMGIDKSDVRLVVHFDIPGSLEAYYQEVGRAGRDGQPASCLLLFHKRDVATQEYFIQQAAKESSSAARVERMKTLLQDMLDYVSVQTCRQLAILEYFSDEAERAFGPCRLCDRCVVTRPVREAVADDEVACARAFVAAVSWCRGRFGVTRIVELLRGSRSKVLLACGAEACPEYGLYHAWSKPALTRLGTTLIDRGYLRVEGEEYPTLDVTKRGREVLEGMGPVELGRAESSTPAPTNQAWGTGGNSAALTSSVDPQLFERLRQLRKELAEEEGVAPFVIFHDKTLRTIAGHRPMTLSALREISGIGEVKVERYGRRVLNVVNPEPQ, encoded by the coding sequence GGCCAGGGAAAGTCGTTGTGTTATCAACTACCGGCGACGATTCTGCCCGGGCTCACTCTCGTCATCTCTCCATTGATCGCGCTGATGCAGGATCAGGTGAATGCCTTGAAGGCTCGCAATATTGCCGCGGCGGCATTCCATTCCGGGCTCACCGAGCAGGAACGGGATCGTGTGGTGCTCCATCTCAAGCTGCGGCGGCTGCAGTTGCTTTATCTGGCCCCTGAGCGGATGCAACATGAGCGCTTCCTTCGCCTCTTGCGATCCTTGTGGGTGTCCCTGCTGGTCGTGGACGAGGCCCATTGTATTTCCCAGTGGGGACATGATTTTCGACCGGACTATCTGAACATCGGCCGGCTGCGCCGCGAGCTTGAAAATCCGCCTTGTCTGGCCTTAACGGCCACAGCCACAGCGCGTGTGCAGGCGGATCTTTGTGAGCGACTCTCACTCCACGACCCGCTTCGACTGGTCACGGGGTTTCGTCGGCCCAATCTCGCCCTCTCTGTGCGACTTTGCCGGTCGCGACAGGAGAAGTTGGCGGTGCTGGAGCGCATGGTGCGTGAGTACGAGACGGGGACGATTCTAGTCTACTGCGCCACCCGCCGCGCAGTCGAAGAGGTGGCCACCTGTCTCGGGCGGTCTGACCCGTCTGTCGGGTACTATCATGCCGGATTGTCGGATGAGGAACGGCGAGCGGTCCATGACCGGTTTTGCGCCGGGGCACTGCGTGTGTTGGCAGCGACCAACGCGTTCGGGATGGGGATCGATAAGTCGGATGTCCGGCTGGTCGTCCATTTCGACATTCCCGGAAGCCTGGAGGCCTACTACCAAGAAGTTGGGCGGGCCGGCCGTGACGGACAGCCTGCCTCCTGCCTGTTGCTGTTTCATAAACGGGATGTGGCCACGCAGGAATATTTCATTCAGCAGGCAGCGAAGGAGTCAAGTAGTGCGGCGCGCGTCGAGCGCATGAAGACATTGCTACAGGACATGTTGGACTATGTCTCGGTGCAGACCTGCCGCCAGCTGGCCATCCTTGAGTATTTCAGTGATGAGGCCGAACGAGCCTTCGGGCCCTGCAGGCTGTGCGATCGTTGTGTCGTAACCAGGCCGGTTCGGGAGGCTGTTGCCGACGATGAGGTTGCCTGCGCCCGTGCGTTTGTGGCGGCAGTCTCCTGGTGCCGGGGACGATTCGGGGTAACTCGCATCGTCGAGTTGTTGCGCGGGAGCCGGTCCAAAGTCCTGCTGGCGTGCGGCGCCGAGGCTTGCCCCGAATATGGGCTGTATCATGCCTGGTCGAAGCCGGCCCTGACCCGTCTGGGCACAACATTAATCGACCGGGGCTATCTGCGTGTTGAGGGAGAGGAGTATCCCACACTCGATGTGACGAAACGTGGCCGGGAAGTGTTGGAAGGGATGGGTCCCGTGGAATTGGGTCGGGCTGAATCCTCGACGCCGGCTCCGACAAATCAGGCCTGGGGCACGGGTGGGAATTCGGCGGCGCTGACCTCATCCGTCGATCCGCAACTCTTTGAACGTCTGCGCCAGCTGCGGAAGGAATTGGCTGAGGAAGAAGGCGTTGCCCCCTTTGTGATCTTCCACGACAAGACCCTTCGCACGATCGCCGGACATAGGCCCATGACGCTCAGCGCCTTGCGGGAGATATCCGGCATCGGCGAGGTCAAGGTGGAGCGATATGGTCGCCGAGTGCTGAACGTGGTGAATCCTGAGCCGCAGTAG
- a CDS encoding YdcF family protein, with amino-acid sequence MALTPLWYGVYKASKYVLYPLSWIVVAGLLTLLFACLPVTPRRTTRIRRFAFCTVLLLLLTATPMLATTYIGALEMRYPPFIPGSESNFDAIVVLAGGIYHKGSLRPSDEAKDASRQRTACGAELWRQGLAPTLLLTGGDATVFRTGPSEASEMKRWALHLGVPESALGLEEKSRTTYENALETKAMLGSARILLVTAAYHMPRAVGLFEKQGVVVTPVACGFEAQHRPQEAWARATLFDFIPTVNALLLTTEAVDEVIGILVYWLAGKW; translated from the coding sequence ATGGCCCTAACACCGCTATGGTATGGCGTTTATAAGGCTTCGAAATATGTCCTGTATCCTCTGTCTTGGATCGTCGTAGCAGGACTCCTCACCCTGCTCTTCGCCTGCCTCCCAGTGACACCCAGGCGCACAACCCGGATCAGGCGCTTCGCCTTCTGCACGGTGCTGCTCTTACTCCTCACCGCAACCCCTATGCTCGCCACGACGTACATTGGGGCCCTCGAAATGAGATATCCGCCGTTCATCCCGGGTTCGGAATCGAACTTTGACGCCATCGTCGTGTTGGCAGGTGGCATCTATCACAAGGGATCACTGCGGCCATCGGACGAAGCCAAGGACGCATCACGCCAACGGACCGCCTGCGGGGCCGAATTGTGGCGTCAAGGCCTGGCGCCCACGCTGCTGCTGACGGGAGGTGATGCCACCGTCTTCCGGACCGGCCCATCCGAGGCCAGCGAGATGAAACGATGGGCCCTCCATCTCGGCGTCCCCGAATCCGCCCTGGGGCTCGAGGAAAAATCCCGCACGACATACGAGAATGCCCTGGAGACCAAGGCCATGCTTGGATCGGCACGCATCCTGCTGGTCACCGCCGCCTACCACATGCCACGCGCCGTGGGCCTGTTTGAGAAGCAGGGGGTTGTAGTCACGCCGGTCGCCTGCGGCTTTGAAGCGCAGCACCGGCCACAGGAGGCTTGGGCGAGGGCGACGTTATTCGACTTCATCCCAACCGTCAACGCCTTACTGCTCACCACAGAGGCCGTCGATGAGGTGATCGGCATCCTCGTCTATTGGCTCGCAGGGAAATGGTGA
- the thrH gene encoding bifunctional phosphoserine phosphatase/homoserine phosphotransferase ThrH, giving the protein MQNPVIVCLDLEGVLVPEIWVNFAIKTGIEELKITTREMPDYDALMTRRLNILAQHGFTLADIQSVIDAMGPMEGAADFIAWLRERAQVIILSDTFYEFALPLMRQLGYPTIFCNQLEIGANGRIVNYKLRQPNQKKHAVAALKNLNFHVMAAGDAYNDTAMLGEAHAGFFFRPPDHLPKEFPQFPVTRTYAELQEQFRKAGGLKS; this is encoded by the coding sequence ATGCAGAACCCCGTGATTGTCTGTCTGGACCTTGAAGGCGTGCTGGTTCCGGAAATTTGGGTCAACTTTGCCATCAAGACCGGCATCGAGGAACTCAAGATTACGACGCGCGAAATGCCCGACTATGATGCGCTCATGACTCGCCGCTTGAACATTCTGGCGCAACACGGATTCACGCTCGCCGATATTCAATCCGTCATCGACGCCATGGGCCCGATGGAAGGAGCCGCCGACTTCATCGCCTGGCTGCGTGAACGTGCCCAGGTCATCATTTTGTCCGATACGTTTTACGAGTTCGCCCTCCCGTTGATGCGACAACTAGGCTATCCCACGATTTTCTGTAACCAATTGGAGATCGGAGCCAACGGCCGCATCGTCAATTACAAACTCCGCCAGCCCAACCAGAAAAAACATGCGGTCGCCGCGCTGAAGAACCTGAATTTCCACGTGATGGCGGCAGGAGACGCCTACAACGACACAGCGATGTTGGGCGAAGCCCATGCCGGATTCTTCTTCCGTCCTCCGGACCATCTTCCTAAGGAATTCCCGCAATTTCCCGTGACGAGGACCTATGCCGAGTTGCAGGAACAGTTTCGCAAAGCGGGTGGGCTGAAGTCCTAG